One genomic region from Quercus robur chromosome 4, dhQueRobu3.1, whole genome shotgun sequence encodes:
- the LOC126720851 gene encoding pentatricopeptide repeat-containing protein At3g09040, mitochondrial-like: MIILGLSRSISIPTQFLLFVRKPCQFHTIYKHQHKLYSSKSCSSYSGLLLGKDPTAISTALSLSENSKSYFLGTQIHGHIVKLGLTSDIFSQNNLIKMYSKLGVFSYGLNVFDEMLQRNLVSWTLIISGAIQNGECILGLDIYLHMIRSGLRPNEFTLGSVAKACAIIGTYEFGLCIHSFALKIGMEWNLFVISSILNMYAKLGDIGSAERVFVCMDKLDVGCWNAMIGGYAECGYGFEALKIVSLMQCRGVRMDHITLVNAFKGCSVMGDLKYGKQLHALLIRSELESSTSVMNALLDMYFKNDGKQSALKVFNRMKNKDVISWNIAFGGFSEEGDAREIVILINELLLIGVKPNNVTFSILLRKCGELLDINLGLQFFSLALRLGFLDEVNVSNSLISMFSRCGAMGMACLVFDSVPLKSIITWNELICGYNLICHYTEALNIFCSLRELGVEPDRFTLSSILEACYKCGNQQMGRQIHGSIVKLGFASHGYICSSLIKGYVSFGLLDDSYEFFNGLDRLDLASWGVMISTLVHESHNYEAMRFFNSLIKSGEKPDEFILGSILNSYAAVGAYQQTKSVHPLVIKMGFDKQEFVSSAVIDAYAKCGDIEGSRTVFDQSFRSNDVIIYNTMIMAYAHHGLVMEALEIFKKMKLANLQPNQATFVSIISACSHMGLIDQGHLLFESINLDYGMEPSPDNYGCVVDMLSRNGYLDDAKNVIEMMPFPPWPAIWRSLLSGCRIHGNRELGEWAAGKLLKMVPENDAAYVLLSKVYSEGGSWEHAAKIRRGMIKRGVSKDPGYSWVEI; this comes from the coding sequence ATGATTATCCTAGGACTCTCTCGTAGTATTTCAATACCGACACAGTTTCTCCTCTTTGTAAGGAAACCTTGTCAGTTCCACACAATCTACAAACATCAGCACAAGCTCTACAGTTCCAAATCCTGCTCTTCATACTCTGGTCTCTTACTGGGGAAAGACCCAACTGCCATATCCACTGCCCTTTCACTCTCTGAGAattcaaaatcatattttctcGGTACCCAAATCCATGGCCACATAGTCAAGTTAGGACTTACTAGTGATATTTTTTCTCAGAATAATCTTATTAAAATGTACTCAAAACTCGGGGTATTTAGTTATGGGCTTaatgtgtttgatgaaatgttACAAAGAAACCTTGTTTCCTGGACTTTGATAATCTCGGGTGCCATTCAAAATGGTGAATGCATACTGGGGTTGGATATTTATTTGCACATGATAAGAAGTGGGTTGAGGCCAAATGAGTTCACTTTGGGTAGTGTTGCAAAAGCGTGTGCTATCATTGGAACTTATGAATTTGGTTTGTGTATTCATAGTTTTGCTTTGAAAATTGGGATGGAGTGGAACCTGTTTGTTATTAGTTCCATCTTAAACATGTATGCTAAGTTGGGGGATATTGGATCAGCTGAGAGAGTATTTGTGTGTATGGACAAGCTTGATGTTGGTTGTTGGAATGCTATGATAGGAGGGTATGCAGAATGTGGCTATGGCTTCGAAGCATTGAAGATTGTATCTTTGATGCAATGTAGGGGTGTAAGAATGGACCATATCACCTTGGTTAATGCTTTTAAGGGTTGCTCGGTTATGGGAGATTTGAAATATGGTAAACAACTTCATGCATTGCTCATTAGGAGTGAGTTAGAATCTAGTACTTCAGTGATGAACGCTCTCTTGGATATGTACTTCAAAAATGATGGGAAGCAGTCTGCTCTGAAAGTTTTCAAtagaatgaaaaacaaagatGTTATCTCATGGAATATTGCATTTGGGGGCTTTTCTGAGGAAGGAGATGCAAGAGAAATTGTAATCTTAATTAATGAGTTATTGCTGATTGGAGTGAAGCCCAACAATGTCACTTTCTCAATCTTGCTTAGAAAATGTGGGGAGCTCTTGGATATCAACCTCgggcttcaatttttttcacttGCCTTACGTCTTGGATTCTTAGATGAAGTTAACGTCTCAAACTCACTAATCAGTATGTTCTCTAGATGTGGGGCTATGGGAATGGCATGTCTAGTATTTGATAGTGTACCTCTCAAAAGCATAATTACTTGGAATGAGTTGATTTGTGGTTACAATTTAATATGTCATTACACAGAAGCTCTAAATATTTTCTGTAGTTTGAGGGAGTTGGGAGTTGAGCCAGATAGATTTACCCTCTCCAGCATTTTGGAGGCTTGTTATAAATGTGGAAACCAACAGATGGGAAGACAAATTCATGGTTCTATTGTGAAGCTTGGTTTTGCTTCTCATGGATATATCTGCAGTTCTTTAATTAAAGGTTATGTTTCATTTGGGCTACTAGATGACTCCTATGAATTTTTTAATGGGCTTGACAGATTAGATTTGGCATCCTGGGGGGTGATGATATCTACATTGGTGCATGAAAGCCATAATTATGAAGCTATGAGATTCTTTAACTCTCTAATAAAATCTGGTGAGAAGCCTGATGAGTTTATTTTGGGAAGTATTTTGAATAGTTATGCTGCTGTTGGAGCTTATCAACAAACTAAGTCTGTCCATCCACTTGTTATAAAAATGGGATTTGACAAACAAGAGTTTGTTTCTAGTGCAGTTATAGATGCCTATGCGAAATGTGGGGATATTGAGGGCTCTAGGACGGTTTTTGACCAGTCATTTAGATCGAATGATGTGATTATATATAATACTATGATCATGGCTTATGCCCATCACGGTCTTGTTATGGAAGCTTTGGAAatatttaagaaaatgaagttgGCTAATCTACAGCCCAACCAAGCCACATTTGTATCAATTATATCAGCTTGTAGTCATATGGGTCTTATTGATCAAGGCCATCTTTTGTTTGAATCAATAAATTTGGATTATGGGATGGAACCATCTCCAGATAATTATGGTTGCGTAGTTGATATGCTGTCACGGAATGGATACCTTGATGATGCGAAAAATGTAATAGAAATGATGCCTTTTCCTCCATGGCCAGCTATTTGGAGATCCTTGCTTAGTGGTTGTAGGATACATGGGAACAGAGAGTTGGGAGAATGGGCAGCTGGGAAGTTACTTAAGATGGTCCCTGAGAATGATGCAGCATATGTATTGTTGTCGAAGGTTTATTCTGAAGGGGGTAGTTGGGAACATGCTGCAAAGATAAGAAGGGGTATGATCAAAAGAGGTGTCTCAAAAGACCCAGGATATAGTTGGGTTGAGATATAG
- the LOC126720852 gene encoding pentatricopeptide repeat-containing protein At5g16860: MPLSFFLGLKLKPKPPLVLKPFTTFFFSTNTTTTPTIPLITNTLLKQCKTLIQAKLVHQQILVQGLADMATYLIGTYIACEAPMHAIKVLERLVPSQPTVYWWNALIRHAVRLGFLEDVLGLYRKMQRFGWKPDHYTFPFVFKACGDLPSFRRGASVHAVVCANGFESNVFVCNAMVAMYGRCGMLDDARQVFDELCGRGIGDVVSWNSIVAAYVQGGNKKNALKMFTRMADDHRICPDVVSIVNILPACASLSAWLQGKEIHGFAVRNGLVEDVFVGNAIVDMYAKCGMMDEANKVFERMMVKDVVSWNAMVTGYSQIGRFEDALALFEKMREEKIELNVVTWSAVIAGYAQRDHGYEALDVFRQMQVRGSEPNVVTLVSLLSGCASVGTLLHGKETHCYAIKRILNVDGNDPGDDLMIINGLIDMYAKCKSVKVARMMFDSIATKEKNVVTWTVMIGGYAQHCEANDALELFSKMLGQEIFIKPNAFTIACALMACSRLAALRLGKQIHCYVLRNQYDSMVIFVANCLIDMYSKSGDVDAAQVVFDNMKQRNAVSWTSLMTGYGMHGCGEDALRVFDEMRRAGWMPDGVTFVVVLYACSHTGMVEQGMKYFNSMSDEYGVVLGVEHYACMVDLLGRAGRLDEALKLIEGMPMEPTPIVWVALLSACRLHPNIELGEHAANRLLELESENDGSYTLLSNIYANARRWKDVARIRSLMRHTRIKKRPGCSWVEGKKGTAAFFVGDRSHPLSQQIYKILGDLILRIKAMGYVPETSFALHDVDDEEKGDLLFEHSEKLALAYGILISPAGAPIRITKNLRVCGDCHTAICYISMIIDHEIILRDSSRFHHIKKGSCSCNGYW, from the coding sequence ATGcccctctctttcttccttggTTTAAAACTGAAACCAAAGCCACCACTTGTACTCAAACccttcaccacattcttcttctctactAATACTACTACAACACCCACAATTCCTCTCATCACTAACACGCTTCTAAAGCAATGCAAGACCTTAATCCAAGCCAAGCTGGTCCATCAGCAGATCTTAGTCCAGGGCCTTGCAGACATGGCTACATACCTCATTGGCACCTACATAGCATGTGAAGCTCCCATGCATGCCATAAAGGTGCTTGAACGCCTTGTTCCATCGCAGCCTACTGTTTACTGGTGGAATGCGCTTATACGACATGCAGTTCGTCTCGGGTTTCTTGAAGATGTACTTGGTTTGTATAGAAAAATGCAGAGATTTGGCTGGAAGCCTGACCACTACactttcccttttgttttcaAAGCTTGTGGTGATCTTCCTTCGTTCCGACGAGGTGCTTCAGTTCATGCTGTTGTCTGTGCAAATGGGTTTGAGTCCAATGTGTTTGTTTGTAATGCGATGGTAGCTATGTATGGAAGGTGTGGCATGTTGGATGATGCGCGCCAAGTATTTGATGAATTGTGTGGGAGAGGGATAGGTGATGTGGTGTCTTGGAATTCAATCGTGGCTGCTTACGTGCAAGGTGGTAATAAGAAAAATGCACTAAAAATGTTCACTAGAATGGCTGATGATCATAGAATTTGCCCAGATGTAGTTAGCATTGTCAATATCCTTCCTGCTTGTGCTTCGTTGAGTGCATGGTTGCAAGGTAAGGAGATTCATGGTTTTGCAGTTCGAAATGGGTTGGTGGAGGATGTGTTTGTGGGTAATGCTATAGTGGACATGTATGCCAAGTGTGGGATGATGGATGAAGCAAACAAGGTTTTTGAGCGGATGATGGTTAAGGATGTGGTTTCTTGGAATGCTATGGTAACTGGGTACTCTCAGATTGGTAGATTTGAAGATGCTCTTGCTTTGTTTGAGAAGATGCGTGAGGAGAAGATCGAGTTGAATGTTGTGACTTGGAGCGCAGTGATTGCTGGGTATGCTCAAAGGGATCATGGTTATGAAGCATTGGATGTGTTTCGTCAAATGCAGGTTCGTGGTTCAGAGCCGAATGTTGTTACTCTTGTGTCTCTTCTTTCAGGTTGTGCTTCTGTGGGAACATTGCTTCATGGAAAAGAGACTCATTGTTATGCCATAAAACGTATTCTGAATGTAGATGGAAATGATCCAGGGGATGATCTAATGATAATTAATGGTCTCATTGACATGTATGCTAAGTGCAAAAGTGTCAAGGTAGCACGAATGATGTTTGACTCAATAgcaacaaaagagaaaaatgtggTAACTTGGACTGTCATGATTGGTGGGTATGCTCAGCATTGTGAAGCCAATGATGCACTGGAGCTTTTCTCAAAGATGCTTGGACAGGAAATTTTCATAAAGCCAAATGCTTTTACTATAGCATGTGCTTTGATGGCTTGTTCTCGTTTAGCCGCACTAAGGTTAGGTAAACAAATTCATTGTTATGTATTGCGCAATCAGTATGATTCTATGGTGATATTTGTAGCTAATTGCCTCATAGATATGTATTCGAAATCTGGAGACGTTGATGCTGCTCAAGTTGTGTTTGATAACATGAAGCAAAGGAATGCTGTTTCTTGGACATCTCTAATGACGGGTTATGGCATGCATGGTTGTGGAGAAGATGCTCTTCGGGTTTTTGATGAGATGAGGAGAGCAGGGTGGATGCCTGATGGTGTAAcctttgttgttgttctttatGCTTGTAGCCATACGGGAATGGTTGAGCAGGGAATGAAATACTTTAATAGCATGAGTGACGAATACGGGGTGGTTCTTGGAGTGGAACACTATGCTTGCATGGTTGACCTATTGGGTCGTGCTGGTCGCTTGGATGAGGCCCTAAAGCTCATTGAAGGCATGCCTATGGAACCAACACCAATAGTGTGGGTGGCATTGCTTAGTGCTTGCAGGCTCCATCCAAATATTGAACTTGGGGAGCATGCTGCAAACCGGTTGTTAGAATTGGAGTCTGAGAATGATGGGTCATATACTTTGCTTTCAAACATATATGCCAATGCCAGGCGATGGAAAGATGTGGCTAGAATTAGATCTTTAATGAGACATACAAGGATCAAGAAGAGGCCCGGTTGCAGTTGGGTCGAAGGAAAGAAAGGAACTGCAGCCTTTTTTGTTGGGGACAGGTCACATCCTCTATCTCAACAAATATACAAGATCTTGGGAGACCTAATTCTACGCATCAAAGCCATGGGATATGTTCCTGAGACAAGTTTTGCTCTTCATGATGTGGATGATGAGGAGAAGGGTGATCTTCTTTTTGAACATAGTGAGAAGTTGGCACTTGCATATGGCATCCTAATATCACCTGCAGGGGCACCCATCCGAATCACCAAGAACTTGCGTGTCTGTGGCGATTGCCACACTGCCATTTGCTACATATCTATGATCATTGACCATGAAATCATTTTGAGAGACTCAAGTCGTTTTCATCATATAAAGAAAGGATCATGCTCATGCAACGGTTATTGGTGA